The following coding sequences are from one Elusimicrobium minutum Pei191 window:
- a CDS encoding ATP-dependent helicase has protein sequence MSIDYLLQSLNPMQQEAVLHQNGPCLIIAGAGTGKTKTLTTRIAALIENGVNPNRILAVTFTNKAAAQMRERVEALAPGQSGRVWIHTFHSFGVRLLRQNAHLLKLTKDFAIYDESEQKKIITLVLQEMGQKDAKKEINQYISLISRAKDDMIDPESFAISALASNIDFKIRAAEVYKRYQNKLNAAGALDFGDLLVKTAELLKNNEDVREYYQNIFQHILVDEYQDTNHTQYIITRTLAYKHRNLCVVGDPDQSIYSWRGANIRNILEFEKDFPDAKIITLEQNYRSTQIILDSSNKLIKKNKKRKDKSLYSNKTSGEPIEVRELLTEGEEARWTAQNIANLIEDGASLNDIAVFYRTNAQSRNFEDNFRKYQLPYRLIGAVRFYDRREIKDILGYARVLVNPLDTVSLLRILNTPKRGIGKTAEEKFLEYANLHNISLYQALQRSAFVEGLTPTARRAAQEFINLMDTLRLELKVTSPTDIVNKILTLSGYWKAVEDEVEKDLEAGARLDNLQELVNAVKEYEERMARTEREASLSDFVQEISLITGADEKQDSSAGAVTLMTVHLAKGLEFPVVFVSGLEEGLFPLSSKDDDDLEEERRLCYVAMTRAKDRLFMTYTSTRRIFGKMYTNLPSRFLFESGLITEEQEGPLNRQSTVMPNYGGYKTKYGSKYGETQNRPSFKPFFAAPKKQKKYDEHGYEIEEQEGDYGAPIGCAPLGIAGENEAPAVHVSAQGPRTGQRVRHGVFGDGKVIVIAGSGEAAKITVMFANGVKRTFMLKYAPLQLL, from the coding sequence ATGAGTATAGATTATCTTTTACAATCGCTTAACCCGATGCAGCAGGAGGCCGTTTTACACCAAAACGGGCCGTGTCTTATTATAGCCGGCGCGGGCACGGGCAAAACCAAAACTTTAACGACAAGGATAGCCGCTTTAATAGAAAACGGCGTAAACCCTAACCGCATACTTGCCGTTACTTTTACAAATAAAGCCGCCGCGCAAATGCGTGAACGCGTGGAAGCGCTTGCCCCCGGGCAAAGCGGCAGAGTTTGGATACACACTTTTCACAGCTTCGGTGTGCGTCTGCTCAGGCAAAACGCGCATTTGTTAAAACTTACCAAAGACTTTGCTATTTATGATGAAAGCGAACAGAAAAAAATAATAACTTTAGTTTTGCAGGAAATGGGCCAAAAGGACGCTAAAAAAGAAATTAACCAATATATTTCTTTAATATCGCGCGCTAAAGACGATATGATTGACCCTGAAAGTTTTGCCATTTCCGCTTTGGCTTCCAATATTGATTTTAAAATACGCGCGGCGGAAGTCTACAAAAGATATCAAAATAAATTAAACGCCGCAGGCGCTTTGGATTTTGGCGATTTGCTTGTTAAAACGGCCGAGCTTCTTAAAAATAATGAAGACGTGCGCGAGTATTACCAAAACATCTTCCAGCACATTTTAGTTGACGAGTACCAAGACACCAACCATACGCAGTATATTATTACCCGCACGCTTGCTTATAAGCACCGCAATCTTTGCGTGGTGGGCGATCCGGACCAAAGCATTTACTCCTGGCGCGGCGCGAATATAAGAAATATTTTAGAATTTGAAAAAGATTTCCCCGACGCTAAAATAATAACGCTTGAGCAAAATTACCGCTCCACCCAAATTATTTTAGACAGTTCCAATAAACTTATTAAAAAAAATAAAAAACGTAAAGACAAAAGCTTGTATTCCAATAAAACATCGGGCGAGCCTATTGAAGTGCGGGAACTTCTTACCGAAGGGGAAGAAGCCAGATGGACGGCGCAAAATATAGCTAATTTAATTGAAGATGGCGCAAGTTTAAATGATATCGCCGTTTTTTACCGTACAAACGCGCAGTCAAGAAATTTTGAAGACAATTTTAGAAAATACCAGCTGCCTTACCGTCTTATCGGCGCGGTAAGGTTTTATGACCGCAGGGAAATTAAAGATATTTTAGGGTACGCGCGCGTTTTGGTTAATCCGCTTGATACCGTGAGTTTGTTGCGTATTTTAAACACGCCTAAAAGAGGCATAGGTAAAACAGCGGAGGAAAAGTTTTTAGAATACGCCAACCTGCATAATATTTCGCTTTACCAGGCTTTGCAAAGAAGCGCTTTTGTTGAAGGCCTTACGCCTACCGCAAGGCGCGCGGCGCAGGAATTTATTAATTTAATGGATACTTTAAGGTTAGAACTTAAAGTAACAAGCCCCACGGATATCGTTAATAAAATTTTAACGCTTTCTGGTTATTGGAAAGCTGTTGAAGACGAAGTAGAAAAAGATTTGGAAGCCGGCGCCAGGTTAGACAACTTACAAGAACTTGTTAACGCTGTAAAAGAGTATGAGGAACGAATGGCAAGAACGGAGAGAGAGGCGTCCCTTTCTGATTTTGTGCAGGAAATTTCCTTAATTACCGGAGCTGACGAAAAGCAGGATTCTTCCGCCGGAGCGGTTACTTTAATGACTGTGCATTTGGCAAAAGGGTTGGAGTTTCCCGTGGTGTTTGTAAGCGGGTTGGAAGAAGGCCTTTTCCCTCTTTCAAGTAAAGACGATGACGACCTTGAGGAAGAACGCCGCCTTTGTTATGTTGCCATGACGCGCGCTAAAGACCGTTTGTTTATGACGTACACAAGCACACGCAGAATTTTCGGTAAAATGTACACAAATCTACCTTCCAGATTTTTATTTGAAAGCGGCCTTATTACGGAAGAGCAGGAAGGCCCCTTAAACCGCCAAAGCACGGTTATGCCAAATTACGGCGGGTATAAGACTAAGTACGGCTCCAAATACGGTGAAACGCAAAACAGGCCTTCTTTTAAACCTTTCTTCGCGGCTCCTAAAAAACAAAAAAAATATGATGAGCATGGTTATGAAATAGAAGAGCAGGAAGGGGATTACGGCGCGCCTATAGGCTGCGCGCCTTTAGGAATAGCCGGAGAAAACGAAGCTCCCGCGGTACACGTTTCGGCGCAAGGCCCAAGAACGGGGCAGCGTGTCAGGCACGGCGTTTTTGGCGACGGTAAAGTTATTGTAATAGCAGGCTCCGGTGAAGCGGCAAAAATAACCGTTATGTTTGCTAACGGAGTAAAAAGAACCTTCATGCTTAAATACGCGCCTTTACAGCTTTTATAA
- a CDS encoding type IV pilin protein: MRKGFTLIELLVVVLIIGILAAIALPQYQKAVMKSRYTQLFIMVKAVTDAEERYYLAEGSYTNDVNNLDIELPSNANYSYYFDIRGDGHAALVMTSKDGALQYVSYFAKSTARPSIKECRALSTNEKAISVCKSLTGKNTPDGAGGTGYPSFIF, translated from the coding sequence ATGAGGAAGGGATTTACATTAATAGAACTGCTTGTTGTGGTTTTAATAATAGGTATTTTGGCGGCTATAGCGCTGCCCCAATACCAAAAAGCCGTTATGAAAAGCCGCTACACCCAGCTTTTTATTATGGTTAAGGCGGTTACGGACGCAGAGGAAAGGTATTATCTTGCCGAAGGCTCTTATACAAACGATGTTAACAACCTTGATATTGAACTTCCTTCCAACGCCAACTATTCTTATTACTTTGACATACGCGGTGACGGACACGCCGCTTTGGTAATGACCAGCAAGGACGGGGCTTTACAGTATGTATCTTATTTCGCCAAATCTACAGCAAGACCTTCAATAAAAGAATGCAGGGCGCTTTCCACCAACGAAAAGGCCATATCAGTATGCAAATCGTTAACAGGTAAAAATACGCCTGACGGCGCGGGCGGGACAGGTTATCCGTCTTTTATTTTTTAA
- the dnaE gene encoding DNA polymerase III subunit alpha, translating into MEFVHLHNHSEYSLLDGMLRLSEKGPSKFLKQVAADGFKAMAITDHGNMYGAMDFYKNAAAAGIKPIIGCEAYITNGSHKNKEKGLDKTFHLTLLAKDYEGYQNLMALISKAWLDGFYYHPRIDKDILAQHAKGIMALSGCLKGEVSQELLNGTFAQACEYAKTYESILGKGNYYIELMDHGIEEEQIILPKLIEVSKSTGIPVVATNDCHYEKQEDWQAHDIHMCISMGKTLDDPNRLKSSTHELYFKSAQEMAELFSYIPEAVSNTLEVAEKCNVVMPKSGFVLPVFDIPPSFSDTDSYIKNLCQEGLAKKMSGIIPPNYQERLDYELGVIGKMGFSSYFLIVADFIDYARQNHIPVGPGRGSGAGSIVAYSLNITKVDPIKNGLLFERFLNPDRLSMPDLDIDFSDEGREQVINYVRNKYGETNVAQIITFGTMKAKMAVKDVARVLNIPVSESNRITKLIPNDLGTTIDSAIETVKELKQEIASNPQTAKLFDFAKKLEGLKRHAGIHAAGIVVTREEVSKYAPLARGSKEAITTQYEGGILADDLGLLKIDFLGLRTLTIIDNAVDIIKNMRGIDIDIDNIPLDNKKTYELLSSAKTLGIFQLESGGMRDLVKRLKPSEFSDISALVALYRPGPMESGMLESFVRRKAGQEKITYDTPLMEPVLKETYGTMVYQEQIMELSKLLGGFTPGQADSLRKAMGKKKVDEMEKARVNFVNGCAGKKINPKTADKIFEQMSKFAGYGFNKSHSVAYALVSYQTAYLKANYPIEFMCSLLTNEIGHNAIGSDDKENKIVTYIEEAKKMGFETLGPDVNHSKENFSIEEVNGKEIIRFGLEAVKNVGTEAAASIVSARGDRPYCGFQDLLERIDLKASNKKTIESLIKAGALDSLIPGKTPNSARAVMLAEMEDMLEITAKIKEEKESSICSLFGEDSSAFVSVKKKETKTAPRPLKQEQLLEMEKEVLGFYNSGHPLAKYKKHMDKIKSVTIEEINENNIKGAVNILGIITRVKKRQNKRKEDWAQFIIEDETGQMSANAYSRVYAEIAEKIENNAIVYLTGDIKTDEESARTEIMVSNIESIIPVISRAAAKVTIDIPKGYSETNSRLLNTLLERGKGITEVYFNIESPDEDKAPFLVRSQHKIVLHKALIDHIENTLGENSWTFEK; encoded by the coding sequence ATGGAATTCGTACATCTGCATAATCATAGTGAATACTCGTTATTGGACGGGATGTTAAGGCTGTCCGAAAAGGGGCCGTCTAAATTTTTAAAACAAGTAGCGGCGGACGGGTTTAAAGCCATGGCTATAACCGACCATGGCAACATGTACGGCGCTATGGATTTTTATAAAAACGCCGCGGCCGCGGGGATAAAGCCCATAATAGGCTGCGAAGCGTACATAACTAACGGCAGCCATAAGAACAAAGAAAAAGGACTTGATAAAACATTCCACCTTACTCTTTTAGCCAAAGATTATGAAGGGTACCAAAATTTAATGGCGCTTATTTCCAAAGCGTGGCTTGACGGTTTTTACTACCATCCCCGTATAGATAAGGATATTTTGGCCCAACACGCAAAAGGCATTATGGCGCTTTCGGGCTGTTTGAAGGGGGAAGTTTCCCAAGAACTGCTTAACGGCACTTTTGCGCAGGCCTGTGAGTACGCCAAAACCTATGAAAGCATTTTAGGCAAAGGCAATTATTATATTGAACTTATGGACCACGGTATTGAGGAAGAGCAAATTATACTTCCTAAACTTATAGAAGTGTCCAAATCAACAGGCATACCCGTTGTGGCCACAAACGACTGCCACTATGAAAAGCAGGAAGACTGGCAGGCCCACGACATACATATGTGTATTTCTATGGGTAAAACTTTAGATGATCCTAACCGTTTAAAATCCTCCACCCATGAACTTTATTTTAAATCCGCCCAGGAAATGGCCGAGCTTTTTTCCTATATACCCGAGGCTGTTTCCAATACCCTAGAAGTGGCAGAAAAATGTAATGTTGTAATGCCTAAAAGCGGCTTCGTTTTGCCTGTTTTTGATATACCCCCCTCTTTTTCGGATACAGATTCTTATATAAAAAATTTATGCCAGGAAGGCCTTGCTAAAAAAATGAGCGGGATTATACCCCCTAATTACCAGGAAAGGCTTGATTATGAATTGGGCGTTATCGGCAAAATGGGCTTTTCAAGCTACTTTTTAATTGTGGCGGACTTTATAGATTACGCAAGGCAAAACCATATTCCCGTAGGGCCGGGGCGCGGCAGCGGCGCCGGCTCTATAGTGGCGTACAGTTTAAACATTACAAAAGTTGATCCTATTAAAAACGGACTTCTTTTTGAACGTTTTTTAAACCCCGACCGTCTTAGCATGCCTGACTTGGATATCGACTTTTCGGACGAAGGCCGCGAACAGGTTATAAACTATGTCCGCAACAAATACGGCGAAACTAACGTGGCGCAAATTATAACCTTTGGCACAATGAAAGCAAAAATGGCTGTAAAAGACGTGGCCAGAGTGCTTAATATACCCGTGTCCGAGTCAAACCGCATAACAAAGCTTATTCCTAATGATTTAGGCACTACCATTGATTCGGCCATTGAAACCGTAAAAGAATTAAAGCAGGAAATAGCCTCAAACCCGCAAACGGCAAAACTTTTTGATTTCGCCAAAAAACTTGAGGGTTTAAAAAGACACGCGGGTATACACGCCGCGGGTATTGTGGTTACCCGTGAGGAAGTTTCCAAATACGCGCCGCTGGCAAGGGGCTCAAAAGAAGCGATTACAACCCAATATGAAGGCGGTATTTTAGCGGACGACCTTGGCCTTCTAAAAATAGACTTTTTGGGACTTAGAACCTTAACAATTATAGATAACGCCGTTGACATTATAAAAAACATGCGCGGTATTGATATTGATATAGACAATATTCCTTTGGATAACAAAAAAACTTATGAGCTTCTTTCCTCTGCCAAAACGCTTGGTATATTCCAATTAGAAAGCGGCGGCATGAGAGACTTGGTTAAAAGGTTAAAGCCTTCCGAATTTAGTGATATTTCCGCTCTTGTGGCTTTGTACCGCCCCGGCCCCATGGAATCGGGCATGTTGGAAAGTTTTGTGCGCCGTAAAGCCGGACAGGAAAAAATTACCTATGACACTCCCCTTATGGAACCCGTTTTAAAAGAAACTTACGGCACTATGGTTTACCAGGAACAAATTATGGAGCTGTCCAAATTATTAGGAGGTTTTACACCCGGACAGGCCGACAGTTTGCGTAAAGCAATGGGTAAAAAGAAAGTTGACGAAATGGAAAAAGCCAGAGTTAACTTTGTAAACGGGTGTGCGGGCAAAAAAATAAACCCTAAAACCGCGGATAAAATTTTTGAACAAATGAGCAAATTCGCCGGCTACGGTTTTAACAAATCACATTCTGTCGCTTACGCGCTTGTTTCTTACCAAACAGCGTATCTAAAAGCCAATTACCCTATTGAGTTTATGTGTTCGCTGCTTACAAACGAAATCGGGCATAATGCCATAGGATCCGACGATAAAGAAAATAAAATAGTAACTTACATCGAAGAAGCAAAAAAAATGGGTTTTGAGACCCTGGGTCCGGATGTAAACCATTCTAAAGAAAATTTTTCAATAGAAGAAGTTAACGGAAAAGAAATTATACGCTTCGGTTTAGAGGCGGTTAAAAACGTAGGCACCGAAGCCGCCGCTTCCATAGTATCAGCCAGAGGCGACAGGCCTTATTGCGGGTTTCAGGACTTATTAGAACGCATTGACCTTAAAGCTTCAAATAAAAAAACTATAGAATCTTTAATAAAAGCCGGCGCGTTAGACTCTCTTATTCCTGGTAAAACGCCCAACTCAGCGCGCGCGGTAATGCTTGCCGAAATGGAAGACATGCTTGAAATTACGGCTAAAATAAAAGAAGAAAAAGAATCCTCAATATGCAGCCTTTTCGGGGAAGATTCTTCCGCTTTTGTAAGCGTGAAGAAAAAAGAAACTAAAACCGCCCCCCGCCCTTTAAAGCAGGAACAGCTTTTGGAAATGGAAAAAGAAGTTTTGGGTTTTTATAATTCTGGACATCCTCTAGCCAAATATAAAAAGCATATGGATAAAATAAAATCCGTTACCATAGAAGAAATTAACGAAAACAATATAAAAGGCGCAGTTAATATTTTGGGCATTATAACTAGAGTAAAAAAACGGCAAAATAAACGTAAAGAAGACTGGGCTCAATTTATTATTGAAGACGAAACGGGCCAAATGTCGGCAAACGCTTATTCAAGGGTATATGCCGAAATAGCCGAAAAAATTGAAAATAACGCTATAGTCTATTTAACGGGCGATATTAAAACGGATGAGGAAAGTGCCAGGACGGAAATAATGGTTTCCAATATAGAAAGCATTATTCCCGTTATTTCACGCGCGGCGGCCAAGGTAACCATTGACATACCGAAAGGATATTCGGAAACCAACTCCAGGCTTTTAAACACCCTTTTAGAGCGCGGTAAAGGCATTACGGAAGTATATTTTAATATAGAATCCCCCGACGAAGACAAGGCCCCATTTCTAGTACGTTCACAGCATAAAATAGTGCTTCATAAAGCGCTTATTGACCATATAGAAAACACTTTGGGCGAAAACTCCTGGACATTTGAAAAATAA
- a CDS encoding NUDIX domain-containing protein yields MHKHYNKLKETKVKTGVIHRGVVGFNKDTVKLIDGSVVTREYMVHPGASAVLPVIDDKVVLVEQYRYPVGRTTWEIPAGKMKKGQTPLACAKAELKEETGYSGKVKKLISFHPCCAFSDEVLHIFTATDLKPGKTNPDEDEFLNIKLFPLKTAYNMIKKGVIRDAKTIIALSLYKNME; encoded by the coding sequence ATGCATAAACATTATAATAAATTAAAAGAAACTAAGGTCAAAACGGGCGTTATTCACCGCGGAGTGGTGGGTTTTAACAAAGACACGGTTAAACTTATTGACGGCAGCGTAGTAACGCGCGAGTATATGGTTCATCCGGGAGCCAGCGCTGTTTTACCTGTAATAGACGATAAGGTTGTGCTTGTTGAGCAATATCGTTACCCCGTGGGCAGAACCACATGGGAAATACCGGCCGGCAAAATGAAAAAGGGCCAAACCCCGCTTGCCTGCGCCAAAGCCGAGCTTAAAGAAGAAACCGGCTACAGCGGCAAAGTTAAAAAACTTATCTCTTTTCACCCCTGCTGCGCTTTTTCAGACGAAGTTTTGCACATTTTTACAGCTACGGACTTAAAACCGGGCAAAACAAATCCCGATGAGGACGAATTTTTAAATATTAAGCTTTTTCCTTTAAAAACGGCTTATAATATGATAAAAAAGGGCGTTATAAGAGACGCTAAAACTATTATCGCTTTATCTTTATATAAAAATATGGAGTAA